The following coding sequences lie in one Candidatus Neptunochlamydia sp. REUL1 genomic window:
- a CDS encoding lytic transglycosylase — protein sequence MNRRDIIIVAVLINTGLLVALFVSSLKKDQGTTDLALSPKEAHQIEIAATPLSAKQGGDQIDQVISQYTAMAKTEEKKEEALPPPVLTPTPKAETKTFISSPLRVVTVEKGDVLEKIARSHGISVDEIMKLNSLSNSRLQIGQELKLPERKVPKKEALEKTEDGKFYVVKGGDNPWTVAQKNGIQVDELLRLNNMDEEKAKRLRPGDRLRIK from the coding sequence ATGAATCGAAGAGATATTATTATCGTAGCTGTGTTGATTAATACAGGGCTCCTTGTGGCCCTCTTTGTCAGCTCTCTAAAGAAAGATCAGGGAACAACTGACCTAGCTCTTTCACCCAAAGAAGCCCATCAGATTGAAATTGCTGCCACACCTCTTTCTGCTAAACAAGGGGGAGATCAAATCGATCAGGTTATTAGTCAGTACACAGCTATGGCGAAAACCGAGGAAAAAAAGGAAGAAGCTCTTCCTCCTCCAGTGCTGACTCCTACACCTAAAGCGGAGACAAAGACGTTTATCTCTAGCCCTCTGCGTGTTGTTACCGTCGAGAAGGGAGATGTTCTTGAGAAAATTGCGCGCTCTCATGGAATAAGTGTTGATGAAATTATGAAGCTCAATAGTCTTTCTAACTCTCGTCTCCAAATTGGGCAGGAACTGAAACTTCCTGAAAGGAAAGTCCCCAAAAAAGAGGCGCTTGAAAAGACAGAAGATGGGAAGTTTTATGTTGTAAAAGGGGGAGATAATCCTTGGACTGTCGCCCAGAAAAATGGAATACAGGTGGATGAACTTCTTAGGCTGAACAATATGGATGAAGAAAAGGCAAAGCGATTGCGTCCTGGTGATCGATTAAGAATTAAATAG
- the murC gene encoding UDP-N-acetylmuramate--L-alanine ligase, translating to MTKQFHFLGVGGIGMSALAHLLIERGDSVSGSDLKELPHLSGIGIKVTKLLPKEGTVIYSSAIAQDNPLFIEAKNRDLPVIHRSELVKILLEGKKGLLVAGTHGKTSTSALLAWTLISAEKHLTYAVGGILQNLQKNGGYGDGEYFVLEADESDGSFLNYEGEGAIITNIEKEHLEYWKTEEKLLEGFQTFISKVKNPDLLLWCSDDPLLTQLSPPGISYGKKGNLKLIACRQNGGSSFFSAEFEGKTYLDVEFPVMGETLVLNALAVFGMALRLGLTEGEIRNAFKTFKGVKRRQEKIGEVGRIAIYDDYAHHPTEIQVLLASMKKRMGKRRLIALFQPHRYTRTRDLFTEFKGAFAKADLTIITNLYPAGEKRIPGVSGRNLALEIRGGHTLFLEKDKLLTYLPKLLIPGDVLITIGAGDITAIGPQLIKAIS from the coding sequence ATGACGAAACAATTCCATTTTTTAGGTGTGGGGGGAATCGGAATGAGTGCTCTCGCCCATCTTTTAATTGAGAGGGGGGATAGCGTTTCAGGCTCTGATTTAAAAGAGCTTCCTCATTTGAGCGGGATAGGGATTAAAGTCACAAAACTGCTGCCGAAAGAAGGAACAGTTATATATAGCTCAGCAATAGCGCAAGATAACCCTCTTTTTATCGAAGCTAAAAATCGTGATCTTCCTGTAATCCATCGCTCAGAACTCGTGAAAATTCTTCTTGAAGGTAAAAAGGGACTTTTGGTTGCTGGAACCCATGGGAAAACAAGCACCTCCGCTCTCTTGGCTTGGACGTTAATATCTGCAGAAAAACACCTCACCTATGCTGTAGGGGGAATCCTCCAAAATCTTCAAAAAAATGGAGGATATGGAGATGGCGAATACTTTGTGCTTGAAGCAGATGAAAGTGATGGAAGCTTCCTCAATTATGAAGGGGAGGGAGCCATTATCACCAACATTGAAAAAGAACATCTTGAATATTGGAAAACAGAGGAAAAACTCTTAGAGGGTTTTCAAACGTTCATTTCTAAAGTGAAAAATCCCGATCTTTTACTTTGGTGCAGTGATGATCCTCTTCTTACGCAACTCTCTCCTCCTGGAATTTCATATGGAAAGAAAGGAAATCTAAAGCTTATTGCATGCAGGCAAAATGGTGGATCCTCCTTTTTTTCTGCAGAGTTTGAGGGTAAAACATACTTAGATGTGGAGTTTCCTGTAATGGGTGAAACCCTTGTGCTTAACGCCCTTGCTGTATTCGGAATGGCGTTGAGACTCGGCCTTACTGAAGGAGAAATTCGCAATGCTTTCAAAACCTTCAAAGGTGTCAAGCGGAGGCAAGAAAAAATTGGAGAAGTGGGACGGATTGCAATCTATGACGATTATGCGCACCATCCGACTGAAATTCAAGTCCTTTTAGCGAGCATGAAAAAAAGAATGGGAAAAAGACGTCTTATTGCTCTTTTTCAGCCTCACAGATACACCAGAACACGTGATCTCTTTACTGAGTTTAAAGGGGCATTTGCAAAGGCTGATCTCACAATTATTACTAACCTCTATCCTGCAGGAGAAAAACGCATACCTGGTGTTAGCGGAAGAAATCTGGCCCTGGAGATAAGAGGAGGCCACACACTCTTTTTAGAGAAAGATAAACTTTTGACCTACTTGCCAAAACTTTTGATTCCCGGGGATGTTCTTATTACGATAGGTGCAGGCGATATTACAGCCATTGGGCCCCAGCTCATCAAGGCGATCTCATGA
- the murG gene encoding undecaprenyldiphospho-muramoylpentapeptide beta-N-acetylglucosaminyltransferase: protein MEEIAGRLNVMIAAGGTGGHLFPAQALALELIEKHPDMKITFVGAGLKKNQYFNKGVFPYLDIKSGTPFKKHPLKVLKALLNLSQGTLRCFNFFLKKKPDVIVGFGSFHTFPAILAAKLRKVPIVIFESNALPGKVNRYCSKWAKISAIQFSHAHEYFRSKSICVEMPLIKKGKVTRKEARAYYGLEGEKFTLLVFGGSQGAQAVNRFFCGAVQRLVEEGIDFQVIHIIGDKKRGEKLQDYYVKMNVPACVKVFEEKMEYAWTAADLSISRSGAATLAEFIEFSVPSILIPYPYGTENHQQKNAAFVTDEIKGAILLEEKGLRGDGLASNILELMANEHEKLKEMKKNLRIYKEEESKQNLCSVVLKSL from the coding sequence TTGGAAGAAATTGCAGGCCGCCTAAATGTAATGATTGCCGCTGGAGGAACAGGGGGGCACCTTTTCCCTGCTCAGGCGCTTGCTCTTGAGCTGATTGAAAAGCATCCAGACATGAAGATTACCTTTGTGGGCGCAGGACTCAAAAAAAACCAGTACTTTAACAAAGGTGTTTTTCCCTATCTTGATATCAAAAGTGGTACACCCTTCAAAAAACACCCCTTAAAAGTCTTAAAGGCACTGTTAAATCTTTCGCAGGGGACTTTGAGATGTTTCAACTTTTTTTTGAAAAAAAAACCCGACGTTATCGTGGGGTTTGGGAGTTTTCATACTTTCCCAGCTATTTTAGCAGCTAAACTTAGAAAAGTTCCTATTGTGATCTTTGAGAGTAATGCGCTTCCAGGAAAAGTAAATCGTTATTGTTCCAAATGGGCAAAGATTTCAGCAATTCAATTTTCCCATGCTCATGAATATTTCCGTTCTAAGAGTATTTGCGTAGAAATGCCGCTCATAAAGAAAGGAAAGGTTACTCGCAAGGAGGCGCGGGCTTACTATGGTCTTGAGGGAGAGAAATTCACTCTTCTGGTTTTTGGAGGATCACAAGGAGCTCAAGCTGTAAATCGGTTCTTTTGTGGGGCTGTGCAGCGACTTGTAGAGGAGGGAATTGATTTTCAAGTCATCCACATTATAGGGGATAAGAAGCGAGGAGAGAAACTTCAAGATTATTATGTAAAAATGAATGTTCCTGCATGTGTTAAAGTTTTCGAGGAGAAAATGGAGTATGCGTGGACTGCCGCAGATCTTAGTATCTCGCGCTCAGGAGCAGCAACGCTTGCCGAATTCATTGAGTTTTCTGTTCCTAGCATTTTGATTCCTTATCCTTATGGAACAGAAAATCACCAACAGAAAAATGCGGCGTTTGTTACTGATGAAATTAAAGGGGCTATTTTGCTCGAAGAAAAAGGACTAAGAGGGGATGGTCTGGCTTCTAATATCTTAGAACTTATGGCAAACGAACATGAAAAACTTAAAGAGATGAAAAAAAACCTTCGCATCTATAAAGAAGAAGAAAGTAAACAAAACCTTTGTTCAGTAGTGCTGAAATCCTTATGA
- a CDS encoding STAS domain-containing protein codes for MTFGLNIQIEEDQGITLVRVEGRLDAASAPLLEKKLVEQVEGGKTKLLLDFAKVNYLSSAGMRLLLSTTKKLKGVSGGLHLCSVSEEVMEIIKMAGFERIIQIFPTEQEALQAFSN; via the coding sequence ATGACCTTTGGATTAAATATACAGATTGAAGAGGACCAGGGAATCACTTTGGTTCGCGTTGAGGGGCGTTTGGATGCTGCATCGGCTCCGCTGCTTGAGAAAAAACTTGTGGAGCAGGTAGAAGGTGGAAAAACAAAACTTCTGCTTGATTTCGCTAAGGTAAACTACTTGAGTAGTGCTGGAATGCGCCTTCTTTTGTCTACAACAAAAAAACTCAAAGGGGTCTCGGGTGGACTTCACCTATGCTCTGTCAGTGAAGAGGTGATGGAAATCATTAAAATGGCAGGGTTCGAAAGAATCATCCAGATTTTTCCAACTGAGCAAGAAGCACTCCAAGCTTTTTCAAACTAA
- a CDS encoding KH domain-containing protein yields MKEFVAYVIQNLVDTPEDVKIEIFDGSKSSVVEIRVHNDDVARLVGRQGKTIKALRQIAMTVAARLGRKVRLEIVQ; encoded by the coding sequence ATGAAAGAATTTGTAGCTTATGTCATCCAAAATTTAGTCGACACTCCTGAGGATGTAAAAATAGAGATCTTTGACGGTTCTAAAAGTTCTGTTGTTGAAATTCGTGTGCATAATGATGATGTGGCAAGACTCGTAGGAAGACAAGGAAAGACCATCAAGGCACTTCGCCAAATTGCAATGACTGTTGCAGCTCGTCTTGGCCGCAAAGTACGGTTAGAAATCGTTCAATAA
- the mraY gene encoding phospho-N-acetylmuramoyl-pentapeptide-transferase, with amino-acid sequence MIYLFLQYLSLSAAMKVPAVFLYSSTRMILAAMTTLLLTIFMGPRFISKLYALKTGQSIRVEDCPMLAELHQKKKKTPTMGGILILVSMLVALLLWMDPRNPFTLILAVSTIWLGFLGGMDDYLKMKHKNSKGLPARKKFGLQVLFAALLGLYLLWPAFSEALHFGTWFIPPHMKLGGEVYESQLAYGQYFFPFKKGALFALSGVGLFLGFLMTIVVVTGSSNAVNLTDGLDGLASGCILMVAAVFALFAFLSNNIEMARYLNIPYIEGSSEIAIYMCAMAGSCLGFLWYNGYPAQVFMGDTGSLALGGVLGTAAVLMRKEFLLALVGGIFVIEAVSVILQVLSYRYRNKKRIFRCAPLHHHFEFKGWPEPKVVVRFWIISLILALLGLASIKFQ; translated from the coding sequence GATTCTGGCAGCAATGACCACTCTCCTCCTCACAATTTTTATGGGTCCTCGCTTTATTAGTAAGCTCTACGCATTGAAGACGGGGCAATCGATTAGAGTAGAAGATTGTCCGATGCTTGCTGAGCTCCATCAAAAGAAGAAAAAGACGCCAACGATGGGGGGAATATTAATACTTGTGTCGATGCTTGTAGCCCTCCTTTTATGGATGGACCCCCGCAATCCCTTCACGTTAATTCTTGCTGTTTCAACAATATGGCTTGGTTTTCTTGGAGGGATGGATGACTATTTGAAGATGAAGCATAAGAATTCTAAGGGGCTTCCTGCTCGGAAGAAGTTTGGTTTGCAAGTTCTTTTTGCGGCTCTTTTAGGTCTTTATCTTTTATGGCCGGCATTTTCTGAAGCCCTCCATTTTGGAACGTGGTTTATCCCTCCTCACATGAAGTTAGGAGGTGAAGTTTACGAATCACAGCTAGCGTACGGACAATACTTTTTCCCTTTTAAGAAGGGAGCTCTTTTTGCCTTGAGCGGTGTGGGACTTTTCCTAGGTTTTTTGATGACAATTGTGGTTGTCACAGGTTCCTCAAACGCTGTGAATCTTACGGATGGACTTGATGGGTTAGCCTCGGGATGCATTTTGATGGTAGCTGCAGTTTTTGCTTTATTTGCGTTTCTTTCGAATAATATCGAAATGGCTCGCTATCTCAATATTCCCTATATTGAAGGGAGCTCTGAGATAGCCATCTATATGTGCGCAATGGCGGGATCGTGTCTTGGTTTTCTATGGTATAACGGGTATCCGGCACAGGTGTTTATGGGAGATACAGGTTCACTGGCCCTTGGGGGGGTTTTAGGAACCGCGGCCGTACTGATGAGAAAAGAGTTTTTACTTGCTCTTGTTGGAGGAATCTTTGTTATCGAAGCTGTCTCGGTAATTTTGCAGGTGCTTAGTTACCGGTATCGAAACAAAAAAAGGATTTTTCGGTGTGCTCCTTTGCACCATCACTTCGAATTTAAGGGGTGGCCTGAACCAAAAGTTGTCGTCCGTTTTTGGATTATTAGTTTAATTTTGGCCCTCCTTGGCTTAGCATCAATAAAGTTTCAATGA
- the miaA gene encoding tRNA (adenosine(37)-N6)-dimethylallyltransferase MiaA produces MKSDLVDEFAHQPAPSRRKVHSDQPSNRVIVISGPTASGKTRLSIEMARILGGEIVSADSVQVYRGMDIGTAKASLEERLEFSHHLIDICDLAESFNVAQFYERATDAIREILARRHVPIVVGGTGFYLHALLYGPPQGPPASAQVRQKLEEDIEKFGTEALYEKLCLIDPEYGQTINHRDKHKIVRGLEIITLTGKRVSDFPKGNVPNRPKDFDFRCWFTYFPKDILFSRIEMRCDEMMAQGFIEEVEELLELGLRENLSAAQAIGYRQCIEFIDSPRSDEDWEHFVWEFKKTSRRYAKRQFTWFRKEPLFRWVDLDIHGYQKALEMILQDYESRY; encoded by the coding sequence TTGAAAAGTGATCTCGTAGATGAGTTTGCTCATCAACCTGCCCCATCCCGTAGAAAAGTTCACTCTGACCAGCCAAGCAATCGTGTAATTGTGATTTCGGGTCCCACAGCAAGTGGCAAAACCCGCCTATCAATTGAAATGGCACGAATTTTGGGTGGGGAGATTGTTTCTGCCGACTCGGTTCAGGTTTATCGGGGGATGGACATTGGTACGGCAAAAGCCAGTTTGGAAGAACGGTTAGAATTCTCGCATCATTTGATCGATATTTGTGATCTTGCCGAGTCCTTCAATGTCGCTCAATTTTATGAACGAGCAACGGACGCCATTCGGGAGATTTTGGCTAGGAGACACGTTCCGATTGTGGTGGGAGGAACCGGTTTTTATTTGCATGCACTGCTCTATGGCCCGCCGCAAGGACCTCCAGCATCAGCTCAGGTGCGCCAAAAGCTTGAAGAAGATATAGAGAAATTTGGAACTGAAGCTCTTTATGAAAAGCTTTGCTTGATCGATCCAGAATATGGGCAGACGATTAATCATCGCGATAAGCATAAGATTGTGCGGGGGCTTGAAATTATAACTCTAACGGGAAAGCGCGTGAGCGATTTCCCTAAGGGGAATGTGCCAAACCGTCCCAAAGATTTTGATTTTCGGTGCTGGTTTACCTATTTCCCTAAAGATATTCTTTTTTCGAGAATTGAGATGCGTTGTGATGAGATGATGGCACAAGGATTTATTGAAGAGGTAGAAGAACTTCTTGAATTAGGTCTTCGAGAGAACTTGTCTGCAGCACAGGCAATTGGGTACCGGCAGTGTATCGAATTTATTGATTCTCCTCGAAGCGATGAAGATTGGGAGCATTTTGTCTGGGAGTTTAAAAAAACTTCTAGGCGTTATGCAAAAAGGCAATTCACGTGGTTTAGGAAGGAACCCCTATTCAGATGGGTTGATCTTGATATTCATGGGTATCAAAAAGCTCTTGAAATGATCCTCCAAGACTACGAAAGCAGATATTAG
- the ftsW gene encoding putative lipid II flippase FtsW, with product MKSVYFLLSFTTILFAVGILMVFDTSSAEVIDRSLNISTHHALIKQLVYGCLGIILALLTFFFGYRKLLNFAPYLFYGLTVCLILVFIPGIGRALNGANRWIFFGPLSFQPSEFMKVIAPLYFIHLYMKEESMTWKRFYLIVLRLAAPLFLILIEPDNGTVAIIMVTLMALFFLCRVRWLYWLLPVLFLGGLGTAAAMQMPHVKHRIQVYLHPESDLLGKGHQPYQAKIATGSGELFGRGVGESLQKLNYLPEARSDYIAAIYAEELGFIGILFLVLLYLFIAYSGFHIAMKAETKGGFYVASVITFLISFQAFLNLGVVSGLLPSKGTNLPFFSQGGSSLLANCIAIALIMSTHKKKEPNWKKLQAA from the coding sequence ATGAAAAGCGTTTATTTCCTCTTGTCATTCACAACAATTCTATTTGCCGTTGGCATCTTAATGGTGTTTGACACCTCCTCTGCAGAAGTGATTGATCGAAGTTTAAATATAAGCACTCATCACGCTTTGATTAAACAGCTTGTGTATGGTTGCTTAGGAATTATTCTAGCTCTTTTAACCTTCTTTTTCGGATACCGGAAACTTCTCAACTTTGCTCCTTACCTTTTCTATGGACTCACAGTGTGTTTGATACTCGTCTTTATTCCCGGAATTGGCCGAGCCCTCAATGGTGCCAATCGATGGATTTTCTTTGGCCCACTTTCTTTCCAACCTTCAGAATTTATGAAAGTTATTGCTCCTCTATATTTCATTCATCTCTATATGAAAGAGGAGAGCATGACGTGGAAACGATTTTACTTGATTGTATTGCGACTGGCTGCTCCACTTTTTTTGATCTTGATCGAACCAGATAATGGAACCGTTGCTATCATTATGGTTACTCTAATGGCTCTATTCTTTCTTTGCCGTGTGAGGTGGCTTTATTGGCTCCTTCCCGTTCTCTTTTTAGGAGGGCTTGGAACAGCAGCAGCAATGCAAATGCCCCACGTAAAACATAGGATACAAGTCTATCTCCACCCAGAATCCGATCTATTAGGAAAGGGACACCAACCGTATCAAGCAAAAATTGCTACAGGATCAGGAGAGCTTTTTGGTCGAGGAGTTGGCGAAAGCTTGCAAAAACTCAATTACCTTCCTGAAGCGCGTAGTGATTATATTGCAGCAATTTATGCTGAGGAACTTGGTTTTATTGGCATTCTTTTTTTAGTACTTCTTTATCTGTTCATTGCGTATAGTGGCTTCCATATTGCTATGAAAGCGGAGACGAAAGGGGGATTTTATGTTGCGAGTGTCATCACCTTTTTGATCTCATTTCAAGCATTTTTGAATTTAGGGGTTGTCTCAGGGCTGCTTCCTAGTAAAGGGACTAACCTTCCCTTCTTTAGTCAGGGGGGGTCATCCCTCTTAGCAAACTGCATTGCGATTGCTCTTATTATGAGTACGCATAAGAAAAAGGAGCCCAATTGGAAGAAATTGCAGGCCGCCTAA
- a CDS encoding Mur ligase family protein, whose translation MKALVIGLGKSGKGAAKLLLKQDYAVYAVDRIPQKMEGVTVCFEDEEIKADLVVLSSGVPRSHPQAKGCVVGEAELAIRALKNKMVGITGTNGKTTVTLLVTHVLNASGIRARALGNVGVSLAEYACAPDPKEILVVELSSYQLETLETVAFDVGLITNITPDHLDRYPSFEAYRDTKLRLKDLIQEGGTFIEEGDSYLQLTKNERYWKSIGPHAVCMAWKICKVFDVTWEDFNAALITFNKPPHRMEIVDMVEGITFINDSKGTNIESVMYGVNQIEGSIFLIAGGQGKGDSFKKWKKPFTQKVKGIFAIGETALQIEKELGDAIPTLCCESLRVAVDKARNAAHTGDTVLFSPGCASFDQFRDYEERGEMFKEIIREVRK comes from the coding sequence ATGAAAGCACTTGTCATAGGACTTGGAAAAAGTGGAAAAGGAGCTGCAAAGCTTCTGTTGAAGCAAGACTATGCTGTCTATGCTGTTGATCGCATCCCTCAAAAAATGGAGGGAGTGACTGTTTGTTTTGAAGATGAAGAGATAAAGGCTGATTTAGTCGTTCTTTCTTCAGGAGTTCCTCGGAGCCACCCACAGGCAAAGGGATGTGTTGTGGGGGAAGCGGAACTTGCGATTCGAGCCTTGAAGAACAAAATGGTGGGTATTACGGGAACAAACGGCAAGACAACTGTTACCTTGCTTGTAACGCATGTGCTCAACGCATCAGGAATTAGGGCGCGGGCCCTTGGAAACGTTGGAGTTAGCTTAGCAGAGTATGCTTGTGCTCCTGATCCAAAGGAGATTCTAGTTGTTGAACTTAGTTCTTATCAACTAGAGACTTTGGAAACTGTAGCATTCGATGTGGGACTCATTACAAACATCACCCCTGATCATCTGGATCGGTATCCCTCTTTTGAGGCTTATAGAGACACAAAGCTTCGATTAAAGGATCTTATTCAAGAGGGGGGAACCTTTATTGAAGAAGGGGATTCTTATTTACAACTAACTAAGAACGAGAGATACTGGAAGTCGATTGGACCTCATGCTGTTTGTATGGCGTGGAAAATTTGTAAAGTCTTCGATGTTACGTGGGAGGATTTTAACGCCGCGTTAATAACATTTAATAAGCCTCCCCACCGAATGGAAATTGTTGATATGGTTGAAGGAATCACCTTTATTAACGATAGTAAAGGGACAAATATTGAATCAGTAATGTATGGTGTTAATCAGATTGAGGGTTCCATTTTTTTGATTGCTGGTGGTCAAGGTAAAGGGGATTCTTTTAAAAAATGGAAAAAACCATTTACACAAAAAGTTAAAGGGATCTTTGCAATAGGGGAAACGGCTTTGCAAATTGAGAAAGAGCTAGGAGATGCCATCCCAACTCTGTGTTGTGAAAGTCTGCGTGTTGCTGTGGATAAAGCGAGAAATGCTGCTCATACTGGAGATACGGTCCTTTTTTCCCCAGGGTGCGCAAGTTTTGATCAGTTCAGAGACTATGAAGAAAGGGGTGAAATGTTTAAAGAGATTATCAGAGAGGTTAGGAAATAA